Proteins encoded by one window of Nicotiana tabacum cultivar K326 chromosome 10, ASM71507v2, whole genome shotgun sequence:
- the LOC107813182 gene encoding uncharacterized protein LOC107813182: MSVKLVVGDCTLNVVSAYAPQAGLDEEAKRHFLGSKARDTNGYKLWYSEVVKGKNEVGILVDRDIIESVVKVRSSAGGYVEVYGGFGFGVRNGGGTSLLQFTKAFELMIANSSFSKREEHLVTFQCIVVKIQIDYFLLIKYDRGLYEDCKVIPGETLATQHRLLVMDVGIIIRRKKRAACSRPRVRWGALTKDKAQKLEGRLSAIGTWKSSGDASAMWMMIANCVGGGEIGVKGLERFLGLTQR; this comes from the exons atgtcTGTCAAGTTAGTGGTTGGAGATTGCACCCTTAATGTTGTTAGCGCTTACGCGCCACAAGCGGGCTTGGATGAGGAGGCTAAACGACACTTCTTAGGATCAAAGGCTAGGGATACgaatgggtataagttgtggtactctgaaGTCGTGAAGGGTAAGAATGAAGTGGGTATTTTAGTAGATAGGGATATTATAGAGTCTGTGGTAAAGGTTAG GTCGTCAGCTGGTGGTTATGTCGAGGTGTATGGCGGTTTTGGCTTTGGGGTTAGAAACGGAGGAGGAACCTCACTATTGCAGTTCACGAAGGCTTTCGAGCTGATGATTGCGAACTCTAGTTTTTCGAAGAGGGAGGAGCATCTGGTGACTTTCCAATGTATTGTGGTGAAGATTCAGATTGATTATTTCCTCCTCATAAAGTATGATAGGGGGTTGTACgaggattgcaaggttatcccaggtgagaccctcgcTACGCAGCATAGGCTCTTGGTTATGGATGTCGGTATCAtaataaggaggaagaagagggcTGCTTGTAGCAGACCAAGGgtcaggtggggagccttaactaaggataaagctcagAAGCTAGAGGGGAGGTTATCGGCTATAGGAACCTGGaaaagtagtggggacgcaagtGCTATGTGGATGATGATAGCGAACTGTGTCGGAGGCGGCGAAATAGGTGTTAAGGGTCTCGAAAGGTTTCTTGGGCTGACACAAAGGTGA